Part of the Spiroplasma endosymbiont of Poecilobothrus nobilitatus genome is shown below.
TTATTACTAAAGTTAACTTTAAAATAATAGTGAGGAGTTTTATTTATGGCAGCAAAAACAACAGATAAAAATTAGCAATTGTTTAAAATATTATTTAAAAATGTAAATAATTGATTTAATCTTTTTAAAAAATAATCTTTAATGGAAAATAAAAAATAAAGATTAAATTTAAATAAAATATCAAAATGTTAATCTGTCTCAGTAACTTATTAATTATCAATATAATTTGTTGTTTTTGTTGGTTTGACTTGCCCATATTATTTTTTAAATCCACGATGAAATTTAAATAATTTGTTTTTTAAAATAATGGTTGGCACTATGTTCTTCCTTCTAAATTTATTTTAAAGACTTAAAAGGTTATGGTTTTTAAACTATAACCTAATAATTGCTTTAATTTTGTAGAAAACTCTTGATGAAATAAAAAAAATCATCAATATGATAACTTTAAAAGAAAATTATATAAACTTTTAATATTGTTATTTAATTTTTTTATACGTTAAAATATAATACCGATGATTGTTGGTTTGGCGTTAAACCTTTATGCTGGTATTTTCATTTTCATAGATTTAAATAATTTTGAATGTTCGTGAAACCTAAGCCATGATAATGAATTAAGGATTCTTTAAGATTTGATTGTAATTTACTAATTTTATTTAACTTCCGATAACTAGCATCAGGATTTGTATTATTTTTAGTTGCTAATAAAATAGAATTTGTTTGTTTTGCTACTAATAAATATAATGGTTGCATGTCAGAAATAATAATTGAATTTTCTTTGATTAATTGTTTATTAATATTTTCAATAATTCACTGTTTTTGTAATCTTTTTGTGTTGGTTGATTTAACATAAATATTATTATTGCTATCAACAGCCATTTGAATACAACATTTAGTGTTGGTTGAAAATGAATCAAGATGAATTTTTATTTTATCAAATTTATCTTTAAAATTACCTTTGTGGATTTCTTTAATAAATGTTTCAACGATTTGAATTTGGCCATTTAACGTTTTAAATTTTAATTTGGTGTTTTCTAATTGTTTTGATTTCATTATTTTTTGGCGATTATATCAAGCGGTTTTCGGTGATGTTTTAATAAAGTGGGAAATCATTTTACTAGATTGCCCTAATAATGAAATTTGAATCAATAAATTTCACTGTTCATAACTTAAATGACTTCAATACGTAAAATGATCACGAAAAGCATCAAAACTAGCACGACATTTTTTGCATAAATATTTTTGTTTTCCTTCAGGATTATGACGATTTTTAACACAATAAAAAGATTGACAATTAGGACATTTAATACCTTTATCCCTAAATTTTTGATCAATTTCATTTAATCGTTTTTGTTTTTTAATTAATTCTGCTTCTTTTTTGACTTTTTCATGAAATTCTAAAAATTGATCATCTGTTAAACTATTTATTAATTCTTCAATTATTTTTTCCATTAATTATTCACCTCTTATATTAAAAATATACCTAATTTTAGGTATATTTTATAAATATCAAGAGTTTTCTACAAAATTAAAGGGGCTTTTTATGATATAATTAACTTAATTAATTTATAATAAGGGGTAACCAATATGAAGTGAGAACCGCAACAAACGATTGAAATATTAAAAGAATATGTTTATAGTAAAAACAGACTTGATGAATATCGTAATCGTGTGGCATTATCAAATTTACAATTACCACCTTTTTATTTAAAAGAAGATAAAAGTCAATCTGTTTCATCAGTTGTTGTTCGTTTTATTAATGAAAAAGAAATTAAAAAAGCATATGATAAAAATACTTATCAATGACTTATAAATAGTTTAGAAGAAACTATTTTAAATTCTTTAAAAATGGGTGAAAATATTATTGGAATTCATCGCCATGAAAATATTTATTTGGCATTATACGAAGATGATGGGGATTTAAATTATTTAATTGAAATTGCTAATTATATTAATACAACTGTTAAAATTATTAATTATACATTATATGAAAAATATCAAGCTGTCCGTGAGGTTAGAATTGGCATTGGGATTGCGAATGATCCATCAATTGAAAGAATTAGAGATTTAGAGGATAGTTTTATTGTTCCATTTGATGAAGATATTAAGGATAGTGTGCAATTAGCAGAAACATATGCGGCAGAAGTTATTATGTTTAATAATTTACCAGTTTGTACTGATGCCTGGGTTTTTATGAATTTAACTGATGATAATCAAGAACTAATTCGAAAAAATTCACGTCAATATTTTAATTTAAGAACACCTCGTCAACGTTTATTTACGGATTTAATTGATCCTAATGTTGCAGTAGAACTTGAACGAGGTACCTTGCAAGTTGAAGAATAAGATAAAAATAATTAGGTTAAAGTTATTTAGTCTTATTCTTTTTTTGTTTAACATCATTATTATTTCGGTATAATCATAAGTAGAAAGTGAAGTGGAAGAAAATGCAGGCATTAATTTTTCAAGGAAAAAATAAAATTGAATGAACCGAAACTAACGAGCCAATTATTAAAAAAGCAACAGATATTATTGTTAAAATTGAGGGATTTACTTTTTCACATGCGGATTATCGTCCATATTGGGGGCATGATAATATTGTTGTTCCTAACACAATTATGGGGCATGAAGGAGTCGGTGTCGTGACAGCCAATTGGAAGATGATGTTACAAAACTTAAAATTGGTGATCGCGTTGCAATTGGATGTGTTACTCATTGTAATATTTGTCAATGATGTGAACAAAAAGCATTTGCTAATTGTACTAATGGTGGTTTTATTTTGGTAACTAAAATTAATGGAACGCATGCTGAGTATGTTCGTGTTCCTTATGGGGAAAAAAGTGTTATTAAAATTCCAAAAACAATGAATTTAACTGATGCACCAATGTTAAGCGATGTGTTACCAACAGGATATGAAAATGTTATTAAAAAAATTGATTTAAAACAAATTAATAATATTGCTATTATTGGTGATGGGCCAATTGGTTTAGGCATTTTATTATTATTAAATAAATATAATAAAAAAATTGATATTTATGGTCATCATAGCCAAAAATTAAATTATTTTAAAAAAATGGGGGCGCATAAAATTTATTATAGTACTTTAACTACTTTTGATATTAAATATGATTTAGTAATTGAATGTGTAGGTAATGACCGGGGTACTTTTGAACAGGCACAACAAATGATTAATTTTAATGGTACAATTATTACAATTGGTGTTTTTAAAAAACCAGTTGTCTTTAACTTACAACAATTATGAAATCAAAATATTACTATTCATACCGGAATTTTAAATTGTTATACTTTAAAAGAACTTGTATTAAAAATTGAAAATAAAGAAATTATTCCGAAGTATTTAGTATCAAAAACTTTTAATAAAAATGAAGTGTTAAAAGCATATGAAACTTTTATGGAGACAGATATTTTTAAAGTTGTTGTGAAATTATAACAAGCAATAGAATAGGGCGAAGGAAAGAAATGGGTTTTTTTCAAAAATTAAAAGCAAAACGTGAAGAAAAAAAACAAATTAAATTAGAAAAGGCTTTACGAAAAACACGTTTAATCTTTTCTAATGATATTAAAAAATTAGCACATAAGTATAAAGAATATGATGATAAATACTTAGAAGAATTAGAAGAAATTTTAATTGCAAGTGATATGGGAATGAATATGGTTTTACAAATTACTAATCAAATTCGTAAAAAAGTACGAAAAGGTTGAAGCATTGAAGACACGAATGATTATTTGGTTGAAGTAATTATGGATTTATATAATGACCCAAAAAGTAAACAAAATAAATTAAATATTAAAGACCAGCGATTAAATGTTATTTTAATGGTTGGTGTTAATGGCGCCGGTAAGACAACAACTATTGCTAAATTAACAAAACAATTTATTGACCAAAAGAAAAAGGTCCTATTAGTTGCTGGTGATACTTTTCGGGCAGGGGCGGTTGAACAATTAAACCAATGAGCAGAACGTTTAGATGTTAACATTGTTAAACCGTTAAAAGAAGGTCAAGATCCAGCTAGTGTTATTTATGATGGAATAGTTAAAGGAAAAAAAGAACAAGTTGATATTATTATTATTGATACAGCTGGGCGTTTACAAAATAAAGTTAATTTAATGAATGAATTAAATAAAATTAATCGTATTATTAAACGCGAAATTCCCGATGCTCCACATGAAACCTTATTAGTAATTGACGGGGTTACTGGTCAAAATGGTATTTCGCAAGCAAAGAATTTTTCGGAGGTAACCGATGTTAGCGGGATTGTTTTAACAAAAATGGATGGTACGGCTAAGGGGGGCGTTGTTTTAGCGATTAAGGATCAATTAAATATTCCCGTTAAGTTAATTGGCTTGGGTGAGCAACCAACTGATTTACAAGAATTTGATATTGAGCAATATATTTATAATTTGACCAAAGATTTATTTAACAAGAATGAAGTGGAAATAGAATAATGAAAGATTTGGAAAAATCAAATGAGTTAATTCTTTTATATGAATTATATCGGGAATTATTAACAACAAAGCAAAGAGAATATTTTGAATTATATTTTTTTGATGATTATTCATTAAGTGAAATTGCGGGGTTAAAAAATGTTTCGCGTAATGCTGTTTATGATTCATTGGTAAAAATTACAAATGCTTTGCATAAATTTGAAAATAACTTACAATTAGGTTATAAGCAGCATCAACGAGGTATCATTTATCAAGAATTTGAAAATATTAAGGAATGTGCTGGGTTAATAAAAAAATTAAAAAAAATTGATAGTGATTAAGGAGAAACTAAAATGAATATTTTAATGATTGGTGATATTTATGCACAAGCTGGACGGACAGCTGTTAATAAATATTTGCCACAAATAATAAAAAAATATAAGCTTGATTTAATTATTACAAATGGTGAAAATACTACCCATGGGAAATCATTATCAAAGCATCATTATAATGAATTAAAAGAAATGGGGATTAATATTATTACTTCCGGAAATCATATTTTTCGTAATCCAGAAGTTTTAAATTATATTGAGGAAGTAAATGATTTATTAAAACCAGCAAATATGAATTCGTTTACACCGGGGAAAGGAACAGTTGTTGTTAAGAATAATAATAAAAAAATTCGTGTGACTAATTTAATGGGTCGTAGTTTTATGGGACCAGTAGATAATCCATACACAATTTTTGAAGAAATTATTAATAATGATGATAGTGAGCTTCATTTTGTTGATTTTCATGCCGAAGCTAGTGCAGAAAAATTAGCTTTTGCTTGGAATTATGATGGTATTATTACTGGTTTTTTTGGAACGCACACTCATGTTCAAACAGCAGATAATCGAATATTACCAAAAGGAACAGCATATATTACTGATGTTGGGATGTGTGGTAGTTATAATTCAATTATTGGTGCAAATCCAGAAGAAATTATTCTTAAGGAAAAAACTGGTTTACCAGTGCGTTTTGAACCAGCAGCTGAAAATGATAAATTAATTTTTTCAGCAGTATGATTACAAGTAGATGATAAAACTAACCAAGCAGTGAAAATTGAACGAATTTTAATTAATCCAGAAAATGAAACTGATTTTTTAGGATAATAAAGGAGTATCTTAAATGACTAGTTTAATTAAAACGAATGTAATCATTATTGTTGTTTGTATTATTCTAGGAATTTTTTTGTGTTGTTATTTTTTTCTACGTTGTTATCGTCTTTTAAGCAAGAAAACAAAACGAGGAGAAATTCAATTACCTGAATATATCGAACATAAAAACTTTATTACTTCTGATCAATATGAATTATCAACATTAGTAACAATTGATAAAGCTGGTCAGGATATTATTTTAGCAGTTCATGATTTATACGGCAGTAAGGAAAATTTTGCTGGTTTAATTAATAATGAAATATGAGCTAATCATAAAGTTTCAGTAATTGCTTTTAATCAACGCAATGTCGTAGATAATGTGCCAACTAGTATTAAAAATGTTGGAGTTTTAGTGAATGATATTATTGACGTAATTACAGCTTTAAAAAATAAATATGAACAACAAAGAATTGTTTTATTATTAGAAGGATTTTCATGTGGTTTAATTAATTTGTTATTGAAACAAAAACAATTAATTGAAAAAGTTATTTTTGTTAATCCAATTACAAATTTAAATGGAATAAGATTTTCAATGATTAGTAAAATTGGGATTGGATTTGGTTTTTTATTTAATTTAAACAAAACTCTTAAAATTCATATTGATTATCAACTTTTAAGTCAAAATAAAGACTATAGTACTTTAATGATGGAAAAAGAACAAACTTATTTTTTAAATCAAATTTTACAATTCAATTATCTTAATAAAAAGATAGTAAAACAAATTAATAATATTAAAGTAAAAACTTTAATATTACAAGCAGAGGCTGATAAATTTTATGATGCAAAACAAGTAACTTTAATTAATAATGGACTAGTTAAAATAAAAAAAATTGAGACAGCAAAACATTACTTATTCACTAATCAAAATATTAGTGCTGAAATTATTACCGAAATAATTAATTTAAATTAAAATTAACTAATTTTTAAGTTATAATATATTTGTTGTCAAGTAACAACATAAAACTTATTCAGAAGTGGTTAGTACGCTAAGCAATGATCCACTAGCAACCCTATATTTAACTAGAAGGTGCTTTTAGCAGGGCAAAATGATATGCTACCAATAAGATTTATTAGTTATTAAATAGAACTTAACTATTAATTTATATGTAAACATATTGTTATTAATGCCACATTATTCTGATGTGGTTTTATTTATGATTAAGGAGAAGAAAAGATGGGAAAAGAGCGAATTTTATTTACATCAGAATCAGTATCAGAAGGACACCCTGATAAGATTTGTGATCAAATTTCAGATGCTGTTTTAGATGCATGCTTAAAAGAAGACCCTTTATCACGGGTAGCATGTGAATGCTTTATTACAACCAACCGGGTTATTATTGGCGGTGAGATTACTACAAAAGCAAAAGTTGATTATGTTAATGTGGCGCGTAAGGTGTTAAAAGAAATTGGTTATAATGATGCAGAATGAGGAATTGATTGACAAACTTGTGAAGTTGAAATATTAGTTAAAACACAATCACCAGATATTTCTCTTGGCGTTGATAAAGCTGGAGCTGGTGATCAAGGAATCATGTTTGGTTATGCAACAAATGAATCAGATAATTATATGCCGTTAGCAATTTCTATTGCTCATGCTTTAGTAAAGCGAGCAAGTATGCTACGTAAAAAAGGAATGTTTATTGGGGCACGACCAGATATGAAATCACAAGTAACATTAGACTTAACTAATGTTAAACATATTTATATTGATACAATCTTAATGTCAATTCAGCATGATGAAGATATTGATGAAGCTAAATTTAAACATTTTGTTATTACGGGAATTATGGAACCAGTTGTGCAAGAATTTAAAATGAATTTAGATTTTAAAGTTTTAATTAATCCAACTGGTCGATTTGTAATTGGTGGACCAAAAGGTGATGCTGGGTTAGCGGGGCGAAAAATTATTGTTGATACATATGGTGGCTATGCACGGCATGGCGGTGGTGCTTTTTCGGGAAAAGATGGAACAAAAGTTGATCGTTCAGCAGCATATATGGCCCGTTATGTTGCAAAGAATATTGTTGCGGCAGGATTAAGTGAACGATGTGAGATTCAATTATCTTATGCGATTGGAGTTGCTGAACCAATTTCAATTTTTGTTGAAACATTTGGAACTAATTTTGTTGCAAATGATATTATATTAAAGGCGATTAAAGAAAATTTTGATTTTCGTCCCCAAGGAATGATTGAAACATTAGATTTACAAAAACCAATTTATCAACAAACGGCAACTTATGGGCATTTTGGTCGTTACCACACTGAACTACCATGAGAAAAATTAGATAAAGTTCAAAGTTTAATAAAATATTTACCAGTTGTTTAATTTTTAGATATAATTAACATAAAGAATAAGAGGAGAAAAACTAATGAAGTATAAGTTAATTGCTCTTGATTTGGATGGTACAACAGCAAGTAGAAATCGAATTTCAAAGCAAAATGTTGCAGCAATTAAGTGGGCATTGGCAAAAGGGATTAAAGTGATTATTGCAACTGGGCGTAGTATTGGTGCAATTAGAAAAGTTGCAAAAAAATTAGGCATTATTGAAAATAAAATGCCAGTAATTGGTTTTAATGGTGGCATAATTTATGATTTTGCGAAAGAAAAAATTATTCAACAAAATGTTTTTTCTAATGATGAATTAATCAATGTTTTTTATCTTGCTAATGAGTGTAAAATTCAATTATGAGCATATTCAGTTAAGAATGAACATTTTGCTTATGTTAATACTAAGCATAGTTTGATGACTAAATGAATGAGTTTTCACACAAAACGAAAAATAATATTAGTGCATGATCCTACTACTTTATATGACCAATCTTACAAGTTTGTTGTTAGTGGTAAAAAAGAGAATGTTCTAAAATTTAAAGCAAAACTTTTAGTAAAATATGAATTTAATATTTTTGATTGGTCATATTTGCCAAGCCAAAGTTTAAATTTAGAAATTAGTCCAAAGGGTAGTGACAAAAAAGATGCCTTAGAATATCTTGCTAAAATATATAATATTCAACCAGCAGAAGTGATTGCAATGGGTGATGGTTCAAATGATTATGAAATGTTAAAATGAGCTGGCGTTGGAATTGCGATGGGAAATGCTAAAGCGGATATTAAAACTATTTCTGATGATACAACTGCCCATTATCGTCGCTCAGGAGTAGCAAAAGCAATTAATAAATATTTTAAAAAATAAAAAATATCATCAAAACTATTGATATTTTTTTTGTTTTTTTTATAATTAATGTGGTCGTAATTTAAAAACAAAAAGTTTAATATAACTAAACAAAATTACCAAAGGAGGGTTGTCTATGCTACTAGGAGAGAAAATTAAACTATTACGTCAAAAAAATAATTTAACAATTGAAGAATTAGCAAATCGTTGTGAATTAACGAAAGGATTTATTAGCCAACTTGAACGCGATATTTCTTCTACGAGTATTGAAACACTAGAAAGTATTTTAGAAGTTTTAGGCACCAACTTAGCAGATTTTTTTAAACAAGAAAAAAATAGAAAATTCGTTTATGCAGCAGAAGAACATTATGAAGTTGAGCAAAATGATTATCGAATTGAATGATTAGTTCCTAATGCGCAAGTAAATGAATTAGAACCAATTTTAATTAAAATAAAGCCGCAAGGAGAAACAGAACGGATATTACCATTTGAGGGTCAGATTTTTGGTTATGTTTTAAAAGGGACAGTGTTAGTTTATTATGGGCAAAAAGTACAAACAGCACATACTCGTGATAGTTTTTATTTATATGGTAATAATCAACACTATTTAAAAAATGAAACAAATGAAATTGTTGAGGTATTATGAATTTCAACACCACCAATATTTTAAAAGATTAGAAAAGGAGCAGGAGCATTGGAAACAAATATTTTAGAGTTACGAAACATTTCAAAACAATATGAAGGAAAAGTGGTTTTGAAAGGAATTAACTTAAACATTAAAGAAGGAGAATTTGTCACATTACTAGGACCATCAGGATGCGGAAAAACAACAACATTAAGAATTATTGCTGGATTTGAACAACCTAATAGTGGGGAATTATTATTTTTAGGAAAAGACTATTTAAAAACGCCAGTTCATAAACGAGAAGTTAATACTGTTTTTCAAAATTATGCTTTATTTCCGCATTTAACTGTTTTTGATAATATTGCTTATGGTTTAAAAGTTAAACGCAATAAGTATGATGTTATTGAAACTGAAGTAAATAAATTTTTACAATTGGTAGGATTAGAAGGTTTTGAAGATAAAACAGTTGAACAATTATCGGGTGGTCAACGCCAGCGCGTTGCATTAGCACGAGCATTAATTAACAAGCCAAAGGTTTTGTTATTAGATGAACCAATGGCTGCATTAGATGTTAAGCTGCGAAAAAAAATGCAATCAGAATTAAAAACTTTGCAAGGAGAAATTGGAATTACTTTTATTTTAGTAACGCATGATCAAGAAGAAGCATTAACATTGTCTGATCGTATTATTGTAATGAATGATGGAGCAATTCAACAGGTTGGAACACCAGCGGAAATTTATAATGAACCAGAAAATTTATGAACAGCACAATTTATTGGTGACTCAAATATTATTTCAAATGCAATTTTTATTAAAGATAATTTAGTAGAAATTGATGGCAAAAAAATTGTTTGTGTTGACCGTGGATTTGGTGAAAATGAAGACCAAATTGATATTATTATTCGTCCTGAAGATATTGACATTGTTCAAGTTGGAAAAGGATTCTTCACAGGAACAGTTAAAATAGTTAATTTTAAAGGAGTTCATTGGGAAATTATTGTTAAATGTAAAGAACAAAAATATTTAATTCATTCAACAGATAGAGTTGAAGAAGGTGATCAAGTTGATATTTCGTGAAATGTTGAAGATATTCATGTTATGTGGAAAGAGATTGATGATTAAGGAGCAACAATGATGGAAAACAAAAATATTTATGCAAAAAAAGGTAAAGGATGATTTAAAAAACAAGGTAGTAAAATTAAATCAATTAGTCAACATTTTGCCGCTTGATGCCGAACAAAATATTTAAACATTTCTTATCATGCAAAACAAAACAAATGGTTTAAAAGAGGACTCAATCCAATTTTATGGCCACACCTTATTATTATGATTTTATTAATTGTTGTACCATTATTAATTATTTTATTATATTCTTTTATCCAACCAACGGGAAATAGTTTAGTTTTTGAAATTAATTTTAAAAATTTTGTAACTTTTTTTTCAGAGCAAAAATTTGTTATTGCATTATTCTTAGCTTTAGGATATTCATTAATTGCGGCCTTAATTGCAATTGTGATTGCTTATCCAGTTGCTTATGTGATGGCATTTTGTAAATCAAAACTATTGTCAAAAAATATTTGAATTTTAGTAACCTTACCAATTTGAATTAATATGTTACTAAAAATTATTGGATTACAAACAATGTTTAATATTATTGCTCCAAGTTTACTTGGAACACCAATTTCGGTTGTTATTGGAATGGTGTATGCATTTTTACCATTTGTAATTTTACCAATTTATAATAGTTTAGATAAAATTGATACATCATTAATTGAAGCTTCAAAAGATTTGGGAGCAAATGGTTTTAAAACATTTTGAAAAGTTATTTTTCGTCAATCAATCCCAGGAATTATTGCAGGTGGAACATTATTATTAGTGCAAGCAGCAACTTCGTTAATTATTGTTAAATTTATGGGAAATGGTCGAATTAATTTAATTGTTGATGTAATTGAAGCATATTTCTTTAAAGGAGAAAACTTTGGAATTGGCGCAGCAATCTCAGTTGTCTTATCCCTTATTGTTTTTTTAATTATTGTGCTATCAAATTCATTATCAAAATATTTTGAAACAAGAAAGGGGCGTCGCAATGAAAAAGTTTTTTAAATCATCTTATATGGCATTAATTATGTTATTTATTTATATTCCAATTATGATTTTAATTTTATTTTCATTTAATAGTGGTGAAAGTATGAGTATTTTTAATGATTTTTCTGATCGTTGGTATAAACAACTTGCTAGTGAGAAACCTTTTTTACAAAGTATTATTGTGTCAGTTTTTGCAGCAGTAATTGCAACTGTCGTGTCAGTTATTATTGGCACTTTAGCTGCAATTGGATTAAGTCGAGCACGGCTAGTTACACAAAAAATGACATTATCAATTACTAATATTCCATTAATTAACGCTGATATTATTACAGCTGTTTCGTTGATGATGTTATTTATTGCTTTAGGAGCAAATTTTGGAATGTTAACATTAGTTTTAGCACATATTTCATTTGATGTTCCATATGTAATTATTACAGTATTACCACGCTTACGGAAAGTTGATCCAAAATTAATTGAAGCTTCACTAGATTTAGGCGCAAAGCCCTCACAAACTTTGCGAAAAATTATTTTACCAATTTTAAAACCATCAATTGCTGCAGCTGCAGCAATTGCTTTTGCAATTAGTTTTGATGACTTTATTATTTCTTATTTTACTGGTGGTGACGATGTCAATGTTGCAACTTTTATTTATACAATGAAAAGAATTAAACCTTTTATTAATGCTTTTGGTACCATTTGTATTGCAATTATTGGGGTTATTATTATTGGATGAAATGGGTGAAATGTTTATAAAATTAATTATAATAAATTTCGCCGAGAAATGTTAAAAGGAACTTATAAAGATAAAGATATTATGCGCTATGAAAAGAAATTAGCTTTCCTTTATCATCAATTAAATAATAAAAAAATTAATAATGAAAAACAAAAAGAACAATTACGTTGAAAAATTGTTAAACTAGAAAAAAAATATGATAAAAGTGTTTTATGAATTAAGAATAAAAAACAAACTTTTATTGAACGGCAAGAAACTAAAGAAAATATTAATAAAATATCACGGAAAAAATTCCGCTGATTGGCAAAAAGTTGAAAGCCATTATCATTAGCAACGATTTCAGTTGGTTCAATTGCTTTGCTAACAGCAGTTTATATTAAAAATAATATTTATGATTTAGCAGTAGCAAATTGAGGCGAATATATTACTTCAGATTTAATTGGCAAGTTTGAAAAAAAATATAATGTAAAAGTTAAATATAGTGTTTATGATAGTAATGAAACATTATATAACAAATTATATACGACACATTATGACGTGATGGTTCCAAGTGACTATATGGTTAATAAGTTAGCACAAGAAGGACGTTTAGAAGAAAATGATTATCAAAAATTAAATGATGTTGATAAAAATTTCAACATTATTAAACCTAATCTAAATTATCATGGACAAGATGTCAAAGAACGAACAATTGGGAATGAATATTTTAATTATTTAAATGTTGATGTAGCAACAGTACAAAAAACAAATCCAGAATTTTATCAAAATTGTATTGTTCCTTCTACTTTGGATCCAACAACAGCAAAATGTTTTGATAAAAATTATGCGGCATCATTAGCTGATGGATTATTAAATGTTTTAAATAAAAATAAACTGAAAGATGTTACTCAAAAAACAATTGTTAATTATAGTTTACCTTATTTTTGAGGAGAAGTATCACTTGTGATTAATCCAACAGAAAGTAACTTAAAATTTTTAGATGAGATGTTTGCTAAAACAAATCAAAATTTACCAACAACAGCTCAAGGCAAATTTGGTTATCAACGCGCAGAGTGAGAACCTAGTATAAAACGCGATCAAATTAAACTTAATGATGTTGAAAATAATAAGGTTATATCAAATGGAATTTCATGAGATATTTTATGACAAGCAGCCGCAGCAAATAAACGAGTTTTAATTAATAATGATCAACGAAATTTATTTATGTTAACTACTGAAAAAAATTATTTCAAACCAGCACCAACAATGCAAATGGAAGTTGATCATGGTTACAACGAATTAGCAACATTACTAAAACATAATAATGTTGCCTTAATGAATGATGAGTTAATCAATGCAGTTGGTGATGGACGTTTTGATTTTGCTTTTA
Proteins encoded:
- a CDS encoding IS1/IS1595 family N-terminal zinc-binding domain-containing protein — translated: MEKIIEELINSLTDDQFLEFHEKVKKEAELIKKQKRLNEIDQKFRDKGIKCPNCQSFYCVKNRHNPEGKQKYLCKKCRASFDAFRDHFTYWSHLSYEQWNLLIQISLLGQSSKMISHFIKTSPKTAWYNRQKIMKSKQLENTKLKFKTLNGQIQIVETFIKEIHKGNFKDKFDKIKIHLDSFSTNTKCCIQMAVDSNNNIYVKSTNTKRLQKQWIIENINKQLIKENSIIISDMQPLYLLVAKQTNSILLATKNNTNPDASYRKLNKISKLQSNLKESLIHYHGLGFTNIQNYLNLWKWKYQHKGLTPNQQSSVLYFNV
- a CDS encoding zinc-binding dehydrogenase, whose protein sequence is MGCVTHCNICQWCEQKAFANCTNGGFILVTKINGTHAEYVRVPYGEKSVIKIPKTMNLTDAPMLSDVLPTGYENVIKKIDLKQINNIAIIGDGPIGLGILLLLNKYNKKIDIYGHHSQKLNYFKKMGAHKIYYSTLTTFDIKYDLVIECVGNDRGTFEQAQQMINFNGTIITIGVFKKPVVFNLQQLWNQNITIHTGILNCYTLKELVLKIENKEIIPKYLVSKTFNKNEVLKAYETFMETDIFKVVVKL
- the ftsY gene encoding signal recognition particle-docking protein FtsY, giving the protein MGFFQKLKAKREEKKQIKLEKALRKTRLIFSNDIKKLAHKYKEYDDKYLEELEEILIASDMGMNMVLQITNQIRKKVRKGWSIEDTNDYLVEVIMDLYNDPKSKQNKLNIKDQRLNVILMVGVNGAGKTTTIAKLTKQFIDQKKKVLLVAGDTFRAGAVEQLNQWAERLDVNIVKPLKEGQDPASVIYDGIVKGKKEQVDIIIIDTAGRLQNKVNLMNELNKINRIIKREIPDAPHETLLVIDGVTGQNGISQAKNFSEVTDVSGIVLTKMDGTAKGGVVLAIKDQLNIPVKLIGLGEQPTDLQEFDIEQYIYNLTKDLFNKNEVEIE
- the ylxM gene encoding YlxM family DNA-binding protein, with amino-acid sequence MKDLEKSNELILLYELYRELLTTKQREYFELYFFDDYSLSEIAGLKNVSRNAVYDSLVKITNALHKFENNLQLGYKQHQRGIIYQEFENIKECAGLIKKLKKIDSD
- a CDS encoding TIGR00282 family metallophosphoesterase; translated protein: MNILMIGDIYAQAGRTAVNKYLPQIIKKYKLDLIITNGENTTHGKSLSKHHYNELKEMGINIITSGNHIFRNPEVLNYIEEVNDLLKPANMNSFTPGKGTVVVKNNNKKIRVTNLMGRSFMGPVDNPYTIFEEIINNDDSELHFVDFHAEASAEKLAFAWNYDGIITGFFGTHTHVQTADNRILPKGTAYITDVGMCGSYNSIIGANPEEIILKEKTGLPVRFEPAAENDKLIFSAVWLQVDDKTNQAVKIERILINPENETDFLG
- a CDS encoding serine aminopeptidase domain-containing protein → MTSLIKTNVIIIVVCIILGIFLCCYFFLRCYRLLSKKTKRGEIQLPEYIEHKNFITSDQYELSTLVTIDKAGQDIILAVHDLYGSKENFAGLINNEIWANHKVSVIAFNQRNVVDNVPTSIKNVGVLVNDIIDVITALKNKYEQQRIVLLLEGFSCGLINLLLKQKQLIEKVIFVNPITNLNGIRFSMISKIGIGFGFLFNLNKTLKIHIDYQLLSQNKDYSTLMMEKEQTYFLNQILQFNYLNKKIVKQINNIKVKTLILQAEADKFYDAKQVTLINNGLVKIKKIETAKHYLFTNQNISAEIITEIINLN
- the metK gene encoding methionine adenosyltransferase: MGKERILFTSESVSEGHPDKICDQISDAVLDACLKEDPLSRVACECFITTNRVIIGGEITTKAKVDYVNVARKVLKEIGYNDAEWGIDWQTCEVEILVKTQSPDISLGVDKAGAGDQGIMFGYATNESDNYMPLAISIAHALVKRASMLRKKGMFIGARPDMKSQVTLDLTNVKHIYIDTILMSIQHDEDIDEAKFKHFVITGIMEPVVQEFKMNLDFKVLINPTGRFVIGGPKGDAGLAGRKIIVDTYGGYARHGGGAFSGKDGTKVDRSAAYMARYVAKNIVAAGLSERCEIQLSYAIGVAEPISIFVETFGTNFVANDIILKAIKENFDFRPQGMIETLDLQKPIYQQTATYGHFGRYHTELPWEKLDKVQSLIKYLPVV